In a single window of the Euleptes europaea isolate rEulEur1 chromosome 4, rEulEur1.hap1, whole genome shotgun sequence genome:
- the LOC130476537 gene encoding olfactory receptor 6V1: MANYTPPAEFILTGFSATRELQKILLAPCLALYLVMIAGNASVVAMISFDSRLHSPMYFFLCNFSVAEMLVTSTVVPRMLVGLVAERDTIPFGQCLAQFYFYFSLGTTVFLLMAVMSIDRYVAICHPLHYSTILTDNVCIQLALGAWATSFFSMIPPAVLRARMPFCHSNQIDHFFCDNAPLLKLSCSDTHLIELWDFLLAVLFDLSSFAVTVTSYVAIIVAIVRIPSATGRQKAFSTCASHFTVVVIGYGTTIFIYVRPNKNYATDMNKMVALLTAVVTPFLNPFIFTLRNEKVKEVFKDWLGHLRGL; encoded by the coding sequence ATGGCAAACTACACGCCCCCAGCAGAATTCATCCTGACAGGCTTTTCAGCAACGAGGGAGCTGCAGAAAATTCTACTTGCGCCGTGTCTAGCACTCTACCTAGTGATGATAGCCGGGAATGCTTCTGTTGTGGCCATGATCAGTTTTGATTCCCGGCTTCACTCCCCCATGTACTTTTTCCTATGTAATTTCTCTGTAGCAGAGATGCTGGTCACATCCACTGTGGTTCCCAGAATGCTAGTGGGTTTAGTGGCTGAAAGGGATACCATCCCCTTTGGACAATGCTTGGCTCAATTTTATTTCTACTTTTCCTTGGGGACAACGGTCTTCCTCCTTATGGCTGTAATGTCGATCGACCGCTACGTGGCCATATGCCATCCCCTCCACTACTCGACCATCCTGACTGACAATGTCTGCATCCAATTGGCTTTGGGGGCATGGGCAACTTCCTTCTTTTCCATGATCCCACCAGCGGTGCTCAGGGCCAGGATGCCATTTTGCCACTCCAACCAGATCGACCATTTCTTCTGCGACAACGCCCCTTTGCTCAAGCTGTCCTGTTCGGACACACACCTCATCGAGCTCTGGGATTTCCTCCTCGCTGTTCTCTTTGACTTGAGCTCTTTCGCGGTGACGGTCACCTCCTACGTCGCGATCATCGTCGCCATCGTGAGGATCCCTTCCGCAACTGGCCGCCAGAAGGCCTTCTCCACCTGTGCCTCACACTTCACCGTGGTCGTCATTGGCTATGGCACCACCATTTTCATCTATGTGAGGCCCAACAAAAACTACGCCACAGACATGAACAAAATGGTCGCCCTGTTGACCGCTGTAGTGACTCCATTTCTAAATCCCTTCATCTTCACCTTGAGAAATGAGAAAGTCAAAGAGGTCTTTAAAGACTGGTTGGGGCATCTAAGAGGTCTGTAG